Sequence from the Rutidosis leptorrhynchoides isolate AG116_Rl617_1_P2 chromosome 3, CSIRO_AGI_Rlap_v1, whole genome shotgun sequence genome:
AATGATTTGAATTGTAAATTGATATATAAGAAGACCTGTATCATGTAACTATATCTCTCTCAGTCATTCCATCGAACACCTTTCGCGCACTTACATAACCACCTTTGTTTAGTAACCTGTAAAACCTGCATCAAATCCAACTAACGAGAACATAACATTAGATCTTAGAAACATTGCAAACATACAAAATACTGGAAACTGAATGTCAAACACAACCATAGTTAAAGCAGTAAAATAAGTTTATATCTAGATAAATAATCTAAGCATCAAAATAAACTGATCCCATAAATAAATTCAATTCTCTTAACCACTCTAATTATGAAGCAGAAATATATAGTTAAGAAAAAAAGAAAAATTGAGCCATGAAATTAGAACCCAAACGTGACAGTAAAAACATCGCAGGATATGAGTGGAGAATCGCGATTTCAGAAGATTATCATAGGTATTGATATCAGGGTATATAAAGAAGATTATCACACGTATTGCTATATATCAGGATTATGATAATCAAAATTATGATAATCAAAATTATGAATCGCTGACTGGAACATATAACAGCTGTTTGGTATTTGATTGAATCGCTATAGGATATCAGAATTAGGGCAAACGAAACCTTGATTGAAAAATCCTTCATGATCGTGTAATTAACATGGGAATTTGAAGGATGCAATGGTAATGTGTGGATTGAATCGCTGATTTTTTCAAAAAAGATCTTGATTCGGTAGATTGAAACATATAAGCGTCTAAGAAAAGTTGTAAAAGCCTTTTTTGGGTGACGTTTTTCTTCATGGGGTATTGGGGTGTACGTATGTTTTCTTTTTTAAGGGCTGAGATTAAAAGGTTGAATTTGATCCAATGAGGAAGTCTTTGCCAgctatgatttttttttaaaagagtTATGTAATTAAAGTTTTGTAATATTAGATAAAAGAGAAGATTAGTAAGCTTAATGATTCTTTAATCTTAATCTTATTTTTTTTAGACAAGCTTCTTTTTCTTTGAACATTTGTTTTGGAGGGGCGAAAATGAGAAATATACACTATAAGATGTTGAGTACTCAAATTTAGGGTGAGAGGGGCAAAACCAATTTAGCTATCTAAGTTATTTCTGTTTCAATTCTCCGAAACTATTATATGTATATGTTAAGTACTCAGATTCCTCCCAATGGTGGTGTGGTGGACATCGCCCTTAAAACCGCCCTGCAGGGCGCCGATGGCACCGCTAGCCCTACCTCGCACCCTGCTCTTAGCCATCCTCTCCGTCCTTTTTCTTTTCTTTATCAAGCATGTAGCCGCACGGGAAATTGAACAAAAATGTGACCGttgcaaaaaataaataaataaataaataaaaggtaaAGGCTCTTTAAACTGctagtttcctttttcttttttttctttttttatttattacactatatatatatatatatatatatatatatatatatatatatatatatatatatatatatatatatatatatacacacacatattcatATACACACTCATTTCATATACATTTTGTACATTTCAAACTCTTATATCACCAACATTTTATCACAAAAAATAAGTTTCAAAATAAAATCAAAAGGGAAAAGCAAACAAAGACGTGATGTTCAAGATCAAAGCACCGTCGATCAAGATATGTTTCAAAATTTACTCGAATCGCAACAAACTAGTGGTTTTTTTTCCAAATTACAAATGTCAacctgtttatgtttatgtttcaaaattttcaacaaccacaacaacaaaaatTTTCATATTACTCGACTCAACCACAACAACACCTTCCCTACTACCCGAACCAACCTCATCAACAGTATCAAACACCCACCCCGACACCTTATTATTCTACACTACCTGAAGAATCGGATAAAGAAGAAGTTTCGGAAACGCCACGGGAGAACGAACCCGCGCACGAATCCGAACCCGTAGCCGATCCGAAAGGAAAGAAAGTGTAGTGTTCGAAAGTTCCTTGGACCGAATCGGAAAGTAGAATTTTAGCCGAGTGTTGTGTTTTTGTTTCCGAGCATCCGGACATGGGAAAATCACAAACGTTCAATTCATTTTAGGGTGAAGTTCAAAGATAATATAATTCGCTAGTTCTGGAGCAAAGACATGCGGATCAAATTACGAGAAATGGTGTAAAATGGCAAAGGATATTAAGCAATTTATTGCGATTTATTCAAAGCTCGAGGGAGATTTGGCAAAGTGGATGCGGGGAGGGGGGAGAGATCTTATGAACAATGCCCGCAAACAATTCAAGCAACAAACTAATAAGCCGTTTAATAATGAGGATGCATGGCGAGTTCTAAAAGAGTTCTTGAAGTTTTTAGCCGGTGAAGGTATTTTGTCAACCAACAAAAGAAAACAAGCCGGAGATTTACTAATTAATATGACCGAGGAAAGTTCCAACCCGAACACAAGCACGATTAAAGATAGTTCAATCGCTGAAACTTCACAACTAGTGGCGAATAAAGCCATGGAAAAGCTATGTGAAGTTAGCGACATGCGGACATTGTTTAAAGGTTTGAAGCTTCTTTCCAAACCGGTTTCATATGACTTGCCTCCCGACGAATACGGCATGCTAATGAGGGCTCTAAGAAAAGATATGCAAAACAATTGGAAGCTTCGAACGAGGACGAGGACGAGTAGTTTGATTATTTATTTTctagtattttattttaattaatgtCGTATTTTAGTTATTGTcgtaatgtttttaatttttaattattgtaatgtttttaatttttaatgaaattttagttttatttgAATAAGTAagtatttataatttaaataattataattatttaattttataatttaaaaagataatataaaaaataattaaaaatattgagAAAGTATGTCATAGTTGGTAGTGTTTTGTCCTGGAGTAGTTCTCAATGGCGACTTTAGTAAGGACCCCGTGGGTCACGAGACACCACTAGTTTGAAAATATTTAGTAGAAAATACcatttaaattgtataggacaccactgaaTTTAACAGTAGGACCCcatatatttatcaaattcatagttttcctttaaattgtataggacaccattaAATTTAACTACTCAGACTCCGTATATCTTACGAATTTGTAGTTTTTTAAAGTAAACTACCActaaaataacattcaaatataattaATACTGGAAAAAAAATTCGAGACCCCATTGAATTATAATCTTGAAATAGCTACTGGTAGTCCTGGTGGAAAGTGTTGATGTGACGCTGATTTGACAACTAGTCATGATGAGAATTCTTGTCATGGTTGGAAGCACTCTCAAAGAATATATTGATCTTTTATGGGGTATCTATTATCCAAATGCCAAGGGCTATAAAATTTGTTCTAATCCTACTATTATTAAGCTAACGATTTAAATCTTAATCAAGCATCTTTTATCTCAAAATACATGGCTTTCATATTATATACAAGTATACAACAATTTAGAGGGTGGTTTGTGGATTCCTCGTCTTAAACATTGGAATGTGGCCCTTCTTACGTCCCTTGTTTGGAGAATTTTGTCCCGAAAGAAGTCGATATGGGTTAGTTGGATTTACGCCTATCATCTAAAGGATTGTAGCTTTTGGGATGTTAGTGTTCCAACGAATGCCAGTTGGGGTTGGTGGAAAATTTTAAGTATTCGAGATCATATTCGGAGCAGGTTTGTGCACAAGATAGGCAATGGTTTTGGGAAGTCTGTCTGGTTCGATATTTGGTGCGAGTCTGGTCCGTTAATCTCTCATATTAGGCGTCGTGATATCGCTCAAGCAGATTTGGATATTTCCGACTCCATTAAGGATATCGTTGCTGATGGTTGATTGCGTTGGCCTAGTGATTGGGTTCAAAGGTTCAATGTTCTTTCAAACTTAGCGCCACCCGATTTCTCTGATGAACGAGACATTGTCTTATAGATGGGAGCTAATGGTAGTCTGTGTGATTTTTCAGTGAAGCAAGCGTAGGAATTTATCAATACAAGATCACCCCATGTTCCTTGGTTTGATGTTGTTTGGTGTTCTCAATGTATACCGAGGCATGCTTTTATGTTATGGTTGCTCATGGGTGAACGGTTGAAGACTCAAGACAAGCTAAAATGTTGGGAATGTCGTCCCGGTGAGGTGTTGTTGTGTCCGCTCTGTAGCCAAGTCCCTGATTCCCATGATCACTTATTCTTCGCATGTAGTTTTTCTGCTAGTGTATGGTCTATGGCTACGAAACATGTTGATTTCCCCATTATCGCTAATGGTTGGAAGGACATCTATCTTCTTTTGAGTCCATTTGCAACTCGAAAATTAGCCAAAATAACTATTATTAAATTGATTTACGGAGCATCTGTCTACATTATTTGGCAAGAGAGGAACAAGGGATTGTTCAAGAAAGGTAGACGGTCCGCAAAACAGGTTTATGAGGTCATTTACTTGACGGTTAGAATGAAGCTCATGTCATTAAAATGGAAGATGTCAGCTAGTGTGCTTAGACTAAAATCGGATTGGAAAATTTCTTAATATTTGTTTTTGATGTAGTTGTTGCTTCAGCTTGTTTAGTTGAAGCTTGGTCATTTTAGAGGTTATAGGGCATGTCCTATAACTATTTGTACTTTATTGTAACTCGTTTATATCAATATATTCCCCGGATgaaaccctttacccaaaaaaaaagtATACAACAATGTGTCTAATGATGAATGTAGTGCATGAGTTGAATTTCAACCGCACACTCACTTTCAACCTATAACTTAATAGACTGTGAGGTGTTGAAGGTGTAAAGAAGTTTAAACAAAGAATAACATATGTATCTGATGGTAGGTCACGTTTGGTGACATCCTGTCACCATTCGCGAAGTCAGATGTCAAGGCGCGACAAAAGTGTTTAAAGGTTTGATGTTGTGTGGAATGTGGAAGTCTCGGATCGCGACATAGCCTTCGCAAAATGCGAGGCTATAGCTTGCTGGCCAAGTCGAGACGCTTGTTTTCTTATTTCGATTTCCACTAAAAATGGAACCTCTATTTAGTCTGTATTCCTAAGCACGAAAAATCAATAAAACTGCTCTATAGTTGGCATCACAACTATTGCATATAATCACGTAATATTTTGTGTCATTTACTTTCGTTACGTTATTTGCTCTGTTTAATGTTTGTGAGATCACTATCTTTGATAGGCGATCATTGTTGGACTCCATTAATTCCCAACAACTAGTATTAGAGCTTTGAGGTTTTTGAAGATCGGGAACAATGGCGGAAGACGGAATGTTTAGGATTGACCTGTTCGATGGGAATGTTTTCgggttttggaagatgcaaatataAGAGtatttgtatcaaaagaagctgcgCTTACCACTATTAGAGAAGAAACTAGATCATATTAAACTGGGAGATTGGGATCTGTCAGTCCCTAAAGATGTATAGATCGACCGGTTTCTTAGTGTTTAAGTGGGTTAGAGGTATTAGTTAACATGAACACTTGAGAGAGAACAATATGAAGAGGAAGTGTAAAATATGATAACTAGTTACAAAAGGAgtggggaggttgtttatatatgacaacctcccaagTTACAAGCCCTAATAATTTACCATGGTAATAAAGAGTAAATACATTACATTACAAATATTAAAACCGTGCGCACTAAACTATTACATAATcatatgtcaacaatctcccccttggcgtgCGGTTTTTCAAAAAATTTCACATTCCAATCATCAGCTTTGACTTGCACCCTCAGAGGCCTTTTTCTTGGCTTCCTCCTTAGCTTTTATCACCTTTATCACGTCACTTCCAGGTGTGTAGTTCCTTTCATAGTGTTTGGGAATGATGAACTATTTGAGACTGGTGATTTTGTATTCAAATCTTGGCATATATTGAGAACCTGTGAAGTAGTTCTTCTACCTGTTAATCCCCAACGAGGTATCAAATTGCCTCATGTACATCCTGAACTCAAgaagttcattgatgtgatttgccATCTCGTTCGTCATCGGCTTTTGGTAGTTCCCTATGTTCTCTATTCGTTTGCAGATGTCGAAGAACTTTAGAGCGCGCTTGAGAGTTCCATCAGAGTATTTTGGCAGCTCGGATTTGCGAATGAATATGGGCTTTTTGATTTTGTTGCGAAAGATGAAGCCTTCTTCAGGGCCATCCAAGCAATAGCAAATCTTGAATGGAGACAAATCCAGAGTGTCGATGGTATGATTTTGCGCGAAGAGCAGAATTTTCTTTCATATCGATTCGACACCTAGCTGAAGATCATATTGAGAGGCAAGTTTAATTCTTTCTTTCATAAACCTTCTCACCCTTTCGATTGCCGTTTTGATAACCCAAGTCTTTCTTATTTTGTCTCTCAACCAATTGTATAGGAATAGCACATCAATCGGTTTGAGTTTAATCAGATCATACTTCGAGAACGTGTACTCTTGGTCGTTTGAACGAGTCACTTTGAAAAATGGAATGTAAACTTTCCTTGTCAGAGACCAGCAAAACACACTGTTTATGATTATAATTGGATATTCTCTTTGGTCTTCCATATCAAACTCATCGCTGTTCTTATAAACCCACCTTTGATAACGATACATTATTAACTTATCCTTATCACTGAGAAAATCATAACACCCGATTGGATTGAACCTTTCAGCTACTGGCATGTTTTTAAGTTTATCTTCACTCACGAAGATCTTATATACTTGTTCTTCTAGCCAACAGCCCTGTAGCACCTCTTCAGTTTGAGGTTCACCAAGTTTGATTGGTAGTGCTATGTGtttgttgaattctccatgttgaggATCAGATGACGTGGATTGATCAGGAGTTGGTTGAGCGGTAGGTTTGTGAAATTTCTAAGTGACAAAATGATCAAATTCATTGAGCTCTTCCTCGTCAGGAGCTTCTAAGTTCACATAATTTTCTTTGGTGAATGCTCCTTCAATGACAGTGGTTGGTTGGAGTTTTAGGTTTCTGAAgtactcttcttcttcttcttcttcttcttcttcttcttcttcttcttcttcttcttcttcttcttcttcttcttcttcttcttcttcttcttcttcttcttcttcttcttcttcttct
This genomic interval carries:
- the LOC139902564 gene encoding uncharacterized protein is translated as MGERLKTQDKLKCWECRPGEVLLCPLCSQVPDSHDHLFFACSFSASVWSMATKHVDFPIIANGWKDIYLLLSPFATRKLAKITIIKLIYGASVYIIWQERNKGLFKKGRRSAKQVYEVIYLTVRMKLMSLKWKMSASVLRLKSDWKIS